The Balearica regulorum gibbericeps isolate bBalReg1 chromosome 5, bBalReg1.pri, whole genome shotgun sequence genomic interval AGGTGCAGGGGAGTAACGAAACAAAACGAACCTCCGCTCCCCCTCCAGGTTGCGGCTGTAGGGAGAGGCGACGCTGAGCCCCTCAGCTCTGGACCATGAGCTCActctgctgctggggatgcCGAGGCTGAAGACTCCAACCCCCAGGGAAGGAAGATGCTGCAGACCAGCAACTACAGCCTGGTGCTGTTCCTGCagttcctcctgcttttctaCGACCTCTTCGTCAACTCCTTCTCGGAGCTGCTCCGCACGGCCCCCGCCGTCCAGCTTGTCCTCTTCATGTGAGCGCCGGGCAGGCGTAGCAGGGAGCGCGGTGGGGCGGGAGGGCTGGCGTGTCAccacctctctctcctcctgcagcatccaGGACATCGCTATTCTCTTCAAcgtcatcatcatcttcctcatgTTCTTCAACACCTTCGTCTTCCAGGCTGGGCTGGTCAATCTCCTCTTCCACAAGTTCAAGGGGACCATCGTGCTGTCGGCGACCTACCTGGCGCTCAGCATCTCCTTCCACGTCTGGGTTATGGTAGGCTGGGGTGGGCTTGGGGCTGCCGGCtgagggcaggcagcacaggcagagcttCACCTGTCTTGCTGGCCACAACCCCCTGCTCCCTTCAGTCCCTCTCCCACAAGAGGAAGACCACGGTCTACAGCTTGGTGTCCCCCTGCAATTCCCTGTATAATGGCCCTTGTAGACATcaggctgccccatccctgcccttTCCCTATGGGAAATCCTCTTCCCAGCAGCGCTGTGCCGGCACAGATGCTCACGCTGGAGTAATCCCCGGTGAAGTCcgtggcagcagctcctggtttACCCGGGATTAATCCCCAGCAAACGCCAGCACTCAGAGCCTGggggcagccccctccccgctggTGTCAAGCGGCGCCGAGGGCTGTCGGGGGTCCTGGCTCTGTCCAGGCggcctcttcccctcctctccctcctgtcCCCCTGTCCCAGCCCCCTGCCACTATCCATCGGGCTCTtgtcccccccctccagcctctGGGCGAGGGTCCGCACCCACTGCGCTGGGGGGCAGCCCCGTGCCTGGGTACTCGAGCAGGCGGCCGCGCCGGCGCTGCCCACGCCATCCGGGCGGGGGATTGACGGGGATTTGCAGGGATCTGAAGCTGGAATAGGTCCCGTCTCGCTGTCTAAATCCCCTGAGCTGCTTAACctttggggtggggggctgctCCCCAAGCCGGCAGCGTCACCCCAGGCCCGTTGCGAAACCGGCAGCGCAGCGGGCTGAGGGAGCCAGAGGTGCAGGGTGCTGCCCCCCAAAACTAATGCCGGGGTTATTCCTGGCTCCCGTCTGTCTGTCCGCTCAGAACCTGCGGTGGCGGGACTCCGGCCGCTTCGTGTGGACCGAAGGCCTGCAGaccctttttgttttccagcgGCTGGGTAAGGGCTCGTGGTCGCAGGGTCCCTGGCGGGCTTCTCCCCCTTTCGGGGAGCCTGGGGGAGCAAAAGCGGGgtccccctcacccccctccctcccgcaGCGGCCGTGCTCTACTGTTACTTCTACAAGAGGACGGCGGTGCACCTGGGCGACCCCCTCTTCTACCAGGACTCGCTCTGGCTGCGCAAGGAGTTTGCGCAGTTCCGCGGCTGATGGCGACCCACCGTCTCTCCCCTCGGCTCCCCGGCAGTCCCCGCCATCTCTCTGCACCTCATGGGCCCCGTTGGGGACGGCTCCGGCTCAgccaccttcctcctcttcctcccggGAACCGGCGCTGGCACAACCTGTGTGGATGCCGGGATTCGGCGGGAGGCTTGTGGTGCGTCCCGGCTGTGCGATGGGAGGGTCCGTCCCGGTGTCACGGCTTCTGTTGGGACTTGAGTGTTTTTGtaaacagtaaagaaat includes:
- the TMEM138 gene encoding transmembrane protein 138, coding for MLQTSNYSLVLFLQFLLLFYDLFVNSFSELLRTAPAVQLVLFIIQDIAILFNVIIIFLMFFNTFVFQAGLVNLLFHKFKGTIVLSATYLALSISFHVWVMNLRWRDSGRFVWTEGLQTLFVFQRLAAVLYCYFYKRTAVHLGDPLFYQDSLWLRKEFAQFRG